The Oxyura jamaicensis isolate SHBP4307 breed ruddy duck chromosome 15, BPBGC_Ojam_1.0, whole genome shotgun sequence nucleotide sequence GGTGTCTTTACAAAAGTTCTGTGGGGCAGGGAACACTATGTACTCCTGGAAGAGCATTCATGCATGTACGACTTAAATATAATGTGTTAGAATGTGTTAGATATAATGCCCTGCAAAAATGCGCTCAGCCATATTTCTAATAGGTAACATGAAGAGCTTTTACATGCACTCAGCTGCAGGGCAATTACCTGAACCATCTAGATTATGGCTGTTAAAAATCCTCTAAAAAATATAACCTGCACTCAGCTCCATGCATCCAAACCCGCGCCGACTGCATTTGACAGAGCGCTCTCGGCTCCCACCGCGTGGGTCACAGGGAAAACACAACCCGGTGCACAGAAACAGCCCCAAAAAAGCAGGATTGCTTCTGCATCGCTAACATCGAAATGGCTTCTGTAGTACTAATTTAGCACCAAGCCTTCTCCTACCCGTTGCGATGACCTCCCTGTTATTTCCTGTTCATTGAAAAAGGCAAAGGCACCCAGATCTGGAAGCGCACCGGTGCTATTTACAGCGGTGACTGGAAGTTTGGGAAGCGGGATGGGTATGGCTCGTACAGCATTCCTGACCCCCTGACCAAGGAATACAAGAAAGTGTACACAGGCTGGTGGGAAAACGACAAAAAGTGTGTAAGTGTGATTTCTGGCATCTGCcctgaaacaaggaaaaaaaaaaaaaacaacttaaaatactgatttttcaaataGCGCCTGGCCCCTGAGGCTGCGTTGAAGGTGTGGAAAGGTTTGGGGGAAATTAATATGTggagcaagaaaatgaaagcaagtaCTCTCAAATTGAAGCTGTCTCCCATTGGGGaaccacctccctgccctcccatCTCCAGGCTTggctttgctttaaattttgGCTTGCCCCTCAAGAGAGCCCAGGAAGCTTCAGAGTTGCATCCATCACCCCACAGAGCCTgcagtccccagccccagcaggagggaccccctgcccagccccacgctgccCCTCAGTGCTCCGGCTCCCTCTGGATGAGCTGCACAAGCGGGACAGGTCATGTGTCCGGGTGTCCTGACTCGCACCACCTGCTGTGCTTCCAGCATGCTTGCAGCAGTCAGAACTTGCTGATGGAACACAGTTACAAGCACTGCAGGAAAATACAGCTTAGAAGCGCTGTGCTGCGAGTTTTACAGCACATTAAGCAAAAAACACAAGTTCTTTAGGAAATTAAGCCTGTCACATAAATCACTGGTTTTTCTACAGGGAGCACAGTGAGGAAGTCATCTGGTAAAAATGACTGCAATCCTATGTGCAAAATCCTTTTAGGAGCATTTTCTGATCTGCCAATGGGAACCTTGCATTCGCCTTTGTGTCCGCtcctaaattaaattaatggcCTCTTATGCTTCTAACTGGCGTGCAGCTCTCTGGCTCAAGCCTCTTTGCAGGAGCTTCCTTCCTCATTCCCTGAGAATGTATTTTGGATGACTGAGCTTTGGCAAAATATTTACTATGACAtccaaacatctttttttttattattattttttcccctataaaATCCCCCCCCTTTATATCCATGCAGTTTAATAGAATTAGTGCTCAGAAAAATCAGTTATTGctgtaactgttttttttttttttttttttccccagagataATTACTGCTTTCTTCCTATGGGAAAACTCATTAAtcatatgtaaatatttctcaCTGGTATCATGCCTTGTTATAGGGTTGTCTCTTACCTGGCAAGCACACATATAGGACAAACACCTCCCAGGAGTTTCTGGCTTGCACGCAATCACTGGGcttaattcataaataaattcaCCAAACAAATCTACCACCAGCATCAAGCCAAGAGCCAGTTTGAGGAGCAAAACCTGTGTGGATTTATGGATGGAGCAAAAGGCAAAATCCATCGTTAGGAGCACTGAGGGACTGTCAgtctgcccagggcagggaaggggttGCCAGCCTGGGAtgctcagggctgcaggagaCATTGGCTGGGTCAAAGGACATCAAATCCCACTTGCAGAGGCAGGTGTATCCCCATGTGTATCATTACATTGTGTATCATTACATTGTGTATCCCCATGCAGGTTTATATACCAGTAGAACATGTCTTTAACTAAATATTAGCAGTAGTCATGCCAAAAATAATATAGAGATACAAACCTGAGATTTTGTCATTGAAATACTATTGGCAAAACAAATCCCATCACATCACCTCTATTTCCTTCACCACACCTTCAGCACATGGTGGTTGAGCTGTGCTGCCGACAGGCAGCTATGTGTCTAAAGGTAGTAAGAACAGGAGCAAGATATCCAGCAATGAATATCCCCAAATCGAACACTGACTCTTTTCAGTAGCGAGGCTCCTAACTGCCCACCTCTGTGCACAGGGCTACGGGACAATGTTCTACCCCAGCGGGGAGTGCTACGAGGGCGAGTGGAGCGGCGGGCTGAGGAGCGGCTGGGGTCGGATGTGCTACAGGGACGGCTCCGTCTACGAGGGGCAGTGGCTAGCGGGCCAGCCAGGCGGGCAGGGGATGCTGTGCCTGTGTAAGTACCAGCGTGTCCACCTACCCCTGTGCAAAACCCACACTGAGTAGGGATGGTCCTTCCCTCCGAGACAATCAGCATCACGCTGCTCTCCTGACACCGGCCAGATCAGTGGGTTCTGCCTTGCGTCTCCCACACAGCCTCGTGTCGGAGGCAGCTGCCCTGTCTGGTTCCTCCCTTGGGGCTccgggctggaggcagcaggggctgagcgAGAGCAGGTGCCATGATGCTCAAGGCCACACGCATGGAAGCttgcttttgctgtgatttaCATTTAAATGACAAAGATGGTTAGGGTTAGAAATAATATACTGTTAGGTCAGAGAAGAACAAGTCTCTCTTTTCAAGCCAGGCGCCTTGCCAGGCATGCTTTCTAGCTACTGCATACCAAAGAGGAGACCGTTTTCCAgtataaaaaacaacagagctATCTTTCTGGGCTCACTCTATCCTCTCTCATACTTCTGACACTGGCTCACATTGAGCAAATTAGTAGGGGTTTCATTAGTACACAATCCCTTCCCAGACACGACACTGAGTGTATCACAGATTGGGAACGTTGGGGACAtcataaaaatagatttttttttcttattttgctgtggatttaacacatttttccccaaagccaAGAATCCCAGTGCTTCACAGTATAAGACACTGTGTTCCTGGaacatttgaagaaatgttATCTATTATTCATCTCTTCTTTTTATCTTGGAAGCAATCTTAAACTAGTCATTAACTAAGCAAAGCAGCCAGGACGAACAAGCACAACTTCCTCTGCACATCGCATACATGACTGTGCTCTCTCTGCTGGCTGTAAATTCAGTTTGGACCGATGGCTCATACCAACGACAGCAACACATGCTTCCAGGGGCAGCTCAGTCAACTGCCCCACTTTGCTCCCATCCAAGTCACCCTCCCTGTTAGAGACCGGACACCCTCCAGGCTGGCCCACCACCGCTGTGCAGTTCTAGAGCCTGGCTGCACAGCCTGGGCCCCCCAGAGAGCTGGATTCCTTCGGTTAAAATTAGCCAGAGTGATTATTCTGTACCCACAAAGCAGTAACTCATTCAGCTTGGGTGCTGGAAGCGTGGCCATGTGCTGCACACTGccagcagtgaaagaaaaagctcttcAGCACAGGTCACAACGAGCCACCTGTTGGGGTAAATCGCTCCTCTTGGCAGCGTGCCTGGCAGGGTGAGCACAGCTGGGAGGaaggtgctgctctgccaccaCTGCTGCAGCACGGCAGCAGGTGCGGCAGCCCCAGATGCTCTGGTAGGACATGGGGCAGTGGATGGGGACACTGAAATGCCACAGTGCAGCCTGTGCAGGCTCCTACACAGCCCCACCCATGATTTTATAGTTTTCCAGGTGGGCAGAGGCTAGAGAACAGGAGCCAGGCAGCTCCCAGGGTGATCCCACAATTCCTACCTGGGTATTTGTGTCACCTCTTGCCTCAAGGAATGGCAGAGTTCAGCTGAGACCCAAAGATACTTCCACCAAGTCACCTGGTCAGAAATGCCCATTTGTTGGCAGTCTATGGGAAAAGGGGATGGCAGAGGAATCTCCCAGTGAGAACAAGGTGGCTTGGATGCAccccagctccaccagcacccTGTGTATGTCCCGTTCTCAAACAGCAGTACTGGATGAGGTGGCTCTCCTCCCCTTGCAGCTCTGCATCAGGAAGGGGCTTTTCCCATTGGTGATGGATTCCCAGACAGAATCACAGCCCCACACACTCTCTCTATTTGCACAAAACCACAGAGATGCCatacagctggaaaaacagcTCGCAAGAGATTGCATGAAGCCTTCAGACATTTCAGGAACTCCCATGCCGTAATTCCTTGAGAGACAATCCAACTACAAGTTGTATTTGAAATCGAGATTATTTTAactagctgctgctgctcctccttgcCCAGACAAGCAGAGCCCTTTGAGCCAGGCTCCCTCTGCGGTGTGTGGCAGGGACAGACTTGAAGCTTGTGTCCTGTCAGTGCCTGGGCTGTGAAGGTGACTCAGTGGCTTGGTGCCCAGCCCAAGCTCACGTGCTTGGGATTTGAGCACAAAATGAGTGTCAGCAGGAGAACAAAGCAGGGCAACACACACCTTGTTCTGGCGACAAGCGTGGGCTCCTTCGCCAGGCATTTTCTCACTCTGCAGTACAGCAAATGGAGCAGTGCCAAAGCAGcactgtgtgctgtgctgtggctccCTGGGAAGGGCTGGATCCAGAGCCAAGCAGATGATCTGCTCTTACCTCTGTTTGCTGCGTTGCTTGGTTTCGCGTTTAGCCCCATGATGAAATGGTGCACGTTTCACTGCCTGTTCCTGTATTGAATTGCAGCAAATGAAAACCGGTATGAAGGAGGttggaaagatggaaagaagcaCGGCCCAGGGCGATTCTTCTACCTGGATAAGGGACAACTGCTTGAAGGCATCTGGGTGGCAGACATACCAAAATGCGGGATTATGATCGACTTTGGCCGAGACGAAGCTCCTGCCCCTACTCAGTATCCAATCCCCAAGGTAATTCCTAGGAATTGTTTTTGCTAACGATGTTTATACAAACAGCACTCACCAGAGCTTGAGGCAGCTCTTGGGGCCACGCTTTGCTCTACAACCACCGCACCATCCCCAGGCTCTCGGGACGCACACTCAGGCTCTTTTGGCCAGCGTTGAGCTGACCAGCCCCACAGGGACAAGCGGCCAGTCCAGTGGTGCAAGTCCACTGCTGGAGCCTCAGACTCACCTGCACCTGTGAAAGCACACAATTCTGCACCGAAACTTGACCCAGCATAAAGGAACGCAGACAATAGCTGCAGAGACAATAGTGGGATTTGAGTGAAAACCAAATGATTTCTCTGAGCCCTCTCTACATAATTGATTTGCATCCTTTTTATTTAGATTGAACTAGCCGATCCAGATGCTGTCTTAGCAGAGGCCCAAGCGATGTTTGATGACAACCAGAACTAATAACcagatgctgaagaaaaagagatgcaAGATAAGAACGTGAGCCTGGGTTACTTACTCATTTGAGTCTCATGTCCTTGCCGTGGCATACTGCGTTGTGGTCACCCTGCTTGTCCTTCAAAACTGCCCCCAGCATGAGGTCTCTTCCCACCcaccattatttaaaaaaaaaaaaaccaaaaaaacacacaacacaaaacaaacacaagctgGAAGAGGCAGTGACTCTGGCCACCTCCTCTGGCTTACTCCTGCACAGAAATAGCTCTCCTGTTAGTTTCAAGGCACTTTTAAAGACCTTAGAGAAGCAACAGGGTTTCAATTAagtgttataaaaaaaaaaccctagAGAAGTACAGTCAAATAAACGCACCCCAGCTTAGCTGGATACATACTGGTGAACCAAGCGGCTTTGGAAGCTCTAACAGGTGATGTTTCAATTAGCACTTTTATTAATGCAGCTTTACTTGCTGTCTGTGCACATCATGTaacacagtgctttttttttccctaaccgCACTGGAGCAAAGCACATCGAGTACTGGCTCTGCTCCTGTGCCAGCCCACGGCCCTGCGCTGGCTGCTCCGCCTGCACAGAGGGGCACAGGCCGTGTGGAGCTGCCAGCACCAATAAGCATCACCTACGAGAACACGAAGGAAGGTGGCATTACAGCCACCTGGTGAAAACTGCACTGTGGGGGAGTGCGTAATTAGTTCACCTGATTTAAACTGCGCTTCTGAGTATCATGTCTTGTTCACAGTTCAAGTGGTCCCTTGACTCTTCACATTTTCTCAGCTGGAAGGTAACCTACTTTCCTACTTAAACAGAGTAACAAAACACGCCCTAGGATCGAGGTTGAAGCAGTGCTGGTGGGAGGAAAACCATGCTGCCAACATTATGCTCCTTATACCTGTGGAACAGGCAATTTCATCTTTGTACGACTGAAATGACTAACGGCATAAATGTTGGAGGTCCTCGGAAATACAGCTAGGATTAGCAGAGCATAGCCACAGAGATAATGGATGTAGAAAAAAAACCATTTTTTTAGGCATCTAAGTAACAAATAATGAACAGCAACtgagcatattttatttcattatttgaagTGATTTTATATCTAAAGAAGTGATATACAACAACTGATGTTTAAAATGCTTCAGGTAAATGCATAATACCATTagtataaataaaaccaaaactttATGTGCACTCTTTAACATTTAGAGCCACGCGGTTGGGTCTGGTTACTGCCTCTGGCACAGTTGAGAGAGTGCCCAAGGTATGACTTTCATGACCATTTCCAGAGctggaaaatgagagaaatacaCTTGATATCAGAGATTAAAGTGCAGAAAATAGTTAGAAAAGCAGCTGTTGTAACAGCTCCATTAACTCAAAAATTAGAgcatgagaaaattaaaaattttaattttgtatttcctaaacaaaacacttccctgacactttttaaaagatctgcaagataaaaagaaattcagcaatTTATCAAGGacagcaaataattttacaaaataagcttggaaaacattttctggacTTACATTCAAAATAA carries:
- the MORN3 gene encoding MORN repeat-containing protein 3 isoform X2; this translates as MPVVKYPRAVEPLWHEWDGKAQKCGLRHTVYAVNGDQYTGEWLDNLKHGKGTQIWKRTGAIYSGDWKFGKRDGYGSYSIPDPLTKEYKKVYTGWWENDKKCGYGTMFYPSGECYEGEWSGGLRSGWGRMCYRDGSVYEGQWLAGQPGGQGMLCLSNENRYEGGWKDGKKHGPGRFFYLDKGQLLEGIWVADIPKCGIMIDFGRDEAPAPTQYPIPKIELADPDAVLAEAQAMFDDNQN
- the MORN3 gene encoding MORN repeat-containing protein 3 isoform X1 produces the protein MNTADLSQIFLLQQTRTEGRDSPEEQRTLTSRYSCAGGCPSLPAETAPALTKQERSLESPKWARSQFSFPGDFPCGLLTAGRAPISLRAGVWQSCYDDLALVCTAAAPSPHRSPSAAENTMPVVKYPRAVEPLWHEWDGKAQKCGLRHTVYAVNGDQYTGEWLDNLKHGKGTQIWKRTGAIYSGDWKFGKRDGYGSYSIPDPLTKEYKKVYTGWWENDKKCGYGTMFYPSGECYEGEWSGGLRSGWGRMCYRDGSVYEGQWLAGQPGGQGMLCLSNENRYEGGWKDGKKHGPGRFFYLDKGQLLEGIWVADIPKCGIMIDFGRDEAPAPTQYPIPKIELADPDAVLAEAQAMFDDNQN